The following proteins are encoded in a genomic region of Coffea eugenioides isolate CCC68of chromosome 6, Ceug_1.0, whole genome shotgun sequence:
- the LOC113773351 gene encoding uncharacterized protein LOC113773351 isoform X3, which translates to MSAYTKSSKEYSEPARTMGHDVEFKRNSRQQQSSNAVKEKILPIQAHQRLKFHKKLEVVNPFIQLSTDNHPDGLRQQMDDELVIQKKSSVGLQKQQLVSKTNNEDDELVKHMSNLPGYLQRVEKQKNVQVQALNFGVLDWKRLEKWKYNERMPARSHPKVSSSGKSMDMENGKSALSKTSVGRKQPSANLHLNSVTEMKLCDDVQQSKGKLKNIQYPQTPSGSTTAGQKKDYCQKVKNPSSSCPQMNHEKGKKKEADWTTSQQKAALSLDQMENSISMSSLPMCYQQGKIGTGRDDDIKGRPISSNAELQNIVLLVPKCPSKRRSSQNSRSLESRISPNEQLTKHARGRYSDCFSSLELQSGELYNEIPCSFPMPASVATARDRKPGYCVQPRNNNNSINSQSSEAKCLHSKLCNVGCPASVDTCEVTELNTAKETNSRTSSHGQLADGNRLSYSGDFSSQELHKRELQYEIPHSCPLPATVAISRGREPDVWMYPFQCGISSEPGSSRATCPEEKSYNLDDSVSVESFKGTNLDFAKHTADKRRHPSPNRRFSFSFGRLSRSFSFKESSAVPALSSTPLAAKSSRENPEVFAAIDDSKMDKANSSGRRRPSPFRRLLDPVLKSKVAHSTEAVQSKGAIEKNSSFGSVQSISNSKPLSNETNQASPVQALMQLTVKNGLPFFKFVVDNRSDILAAAVNQLPTSGKFDSTLTFSFYSVHEIKKKAGGWITNGSKEKHCGFGYDIVGKMKISRSFFSELNADGCNDQFMVIESVLFDVNVAEGNKGAPQVSPNRELAAIIFKEPTAKWNNRESIVGHTCKQKGFLGFSPGSTYGYGEKENFSSITVILPGGFHSLPKDGAPSSLIQRWKSGGSCDCGGWDVGCKLKVLANQKKGSNSSIPATSCSTLHRMNLFIQSMLLHRVEREKASPSSVWHHSKMDFIQLTLMHQFPC; encoded by the exons ATGTCAGCTTACACAAAATCAAGTAAGGAATATTCTGAACCTGCTAGAACAATGGGGCATGATGTGGAGTTCAAAAGGAATTCAAGACAACAACAATCCTCAAATGCTGTAAAAGAGAAGATCCTACCAATTCAAGCACATCAACGTTTGAAGTTTCACAAAAAGCTTGAAGTAGTCAACCCCTTTATTCAGCTGTCCACTGATAATCATCCTGATGGGTTAAGACAGCAAATGGATGATGAGCTAGTGATACAGAAGAAGTCTTCAGTAGGTTTGCAAAAGCAGCAGCTTGTGTCAAAGACAAATAATGAGGATGATGAACTCGTCAAGCATATGTCTAATTTGCCTGGCTATCTCCAGCGAGTGGAAAAGCAGAAGAATGTTCAAGTACAGGCTTTGAATTTTGGAGTTCTTGATTGGAAGCGTCTAGAGAAATGGAAGTACAACGAGCGTATGCCAGCTAGAAGTCACCCAAAAGTATCATCAAGTGGTAAATCCATGGATATGGAGAATGGAAAATCTGCACTGTCAAAAACCTCTGTTGGTAGAAAACAACCATCAGCCAATTTGCATCTTAATTCAGTCACTGAAATGAAATTGTGTGATGATGTCCAGCAATCCAAAGGGAAGTTAAAAAACATCCAATATCCTCAAACTCCTTCAGGTAGCACCACTGCTGGGCAGAAAAAAGATTATTGTCAAAAGGTGAAAAATCCCAGCAGCAGTTGTCCTCAGATGAATCATGAGAAGGGCAAGAAGAAAGAGGCGGATTGGACCACATCACAGCAAAAAGCAGCATTATCCTTGGATCAGATGGAAAATAGCATCTCGATGTCTTCACTTCCAATGTGTTATCAGCAAGGTAAAATTGGGACTGGAAGAGATGATGATATAAAGGGTCGTCCCATATCTTCCAATGCTGAACTTCAAAATATAGTGCTTCTAGTGCCCAAATGTCCTTCCAAAAGGCGTTCCTCACAGAATTCTCGGTCATTAGAATCGAGAATATCACCTAATGAGCAGTTGACAAAGCACGCTAGGGGCAGATATTCTGATTGCTTTTCTTCTCTTGAGCTTCAATCTGGAGAACTCTACAATGAAATTCCATGTTCGTTTCCCATGCCCGCTAGTGTTGCCACTGCACGAGACAGAAAACCAGGTTACTGTGTGCAGCCACGTAATAATAATAACTCAATCAACTCCCAGTCATCTGAAGCCAAATGTTTGCATTCAAAACTTTGCAATGTTGGTTGTCCAGCTTCAGTTGATACTTGTGAAGTGACGGAGTTGAATACTGCTAAGGAAACAAATTCCAGGACGTCGTCTCATGGACAGTTAGCAGATGGCAACAGGTTATCATATTCTGGTGATTTTTCTTCTCAGGAGCTTCACAAGAGAGAACTCCAATATGAAATTCCACATTCCTGTCCCCTGCCTGCAACTGTTGCTATTTCCCGAGGCAGGGAACCAGATGTTTGGATGTATCCATTTCAATGTGGTATCTCAAGCGAGCCCGGATCATCTAGAGCCACATGTCCAGAAGAAAAAAGCTACAACCTTGACGATTCAGTTTCAGTTGAGAGTTTTAAGGGAACGAACTTGGATTTTGCTAAGCATACAGCTGATAAAAGAAGACATCCATCACCTAATAGGAGGTTTAGTTTTAGCTTTGGTAGATTAAGCAGAAGTTTCAGTTTTAAGGAGAGTTCGGCAGTTCCAGCATTGAGCTCCACGCCTCTTGCTGCTAAGTCCAGTCGAGAAAACCCAGAGGTTTTTGCTGCTATTGACGACAGTAAAATGGACAAGGCAAATTCTAGTGGCAGAAGACGTCCAAGTCCGTTCAGGAGGTTACTAGACCCAGTATTGAAATCCAAGGTAGCTCATTCTACTGAAGCAGTACAGAGCAAGGGAGCTATAGAAAAAAACTCCAGTTTTGGGAGTGTGCAGTCTATCAGCAATAGTAAGCCACTTTCCAATGAGACAAATCAGGCATCACCTGTTCAAGCTCTTATGCAACTTACTGTCAAGAATGGACtccctttcttcaaatttgTGGTTGATAATAGGAGTGACATTCTAGCTGCTGCTGTGAACCAATTACCAACATCTGGAAAGTTTGATAGCACCTTGACATTTTCATTCTACTCAGTTCATGAAATTAAGAAGAAAGCTGGGGGCTGGATAACTAATGGGTCTAAAGAAAAACATTGTGGTTTTGGTTATGATATTGTTGGTAAGATGAAGATATCTAGATCTTTCTTCTCAGAGTTGAATGCTGATGGCTGTAATGACCAATTTATGGTAATAGAATCTGTCTTATTTGATGTTAACGTCGCTGAAGGGAACAAAGGAGCACCACAAGTTTCACCAAACAGGGAGCTTGCTGCCATTATCTTTAAGGAGCCAACTGCAAAATGGAATAATAGGGAATCAATAGTAGGTCACACATGCAAACAAAAAGGTTTTCTTGGCTTTTCACCAGGCAGTACCTATGGCTACGGTGAAAAAGAGAATTTCAGCAGTATAACAGTCATTCTTCCTGGCGGTTTTCATAGTTTGCCAAAGGATGGTGCACCTTCATCCTTGATTCAGCGCTGGAAATCTGGGGGATCATGTGATTGTGGAGGATGGGATGTTGGTTGCAAGCTGAAAGTTCTTGCCAACCagaagaaaggaagcaactctTCTATACCAGCTACGAGCTGCTCGACACTACACCGTATGAATCTTTTCATCCAG TCTATGCTTCTTCACAGGGTGGAGAGGGAAAAGGCCAGCCCATCTTCAGTTTGGCACCATTCAAAGATGGATTTCATTCAATTGACTTTGATGCATCAGTTTCCTTGCTAG
- the LOC113776371 gene encoding phosphatidylinositol:ceramide inositolphosphotransferase 1-like yields the protein MSLYIRREAAKLWKRLCAEISTEINLLAENWMYILAGLIFQYIHGLAARGVHYLHRPGPTLQDVGFYLLPELGQDKAYISETVFTFIFISFVLWTFHPFIFKSKKIYTVLVWCRVLAFLVACQILRIITFYSTQLPGPNYHCREGSKLARLPPPNNALEVLLINFPRGVLYGCGDLIFSSHMIFSLVFVRTYHKYGSRRFVKQLAWLTVVIQSMLIVASRKHYTVDVVVAWYTVNLMVFFLDKKLPELPDRGGAAALLLPLSKDSSKSKEENHKLLNGNSGDPADWRPRIQVNGKIMEDGTTVHVEAVMNGV from the exons ATGTCGCTTTACATTCGTCGCGAGGCTGCAAAG TTATGGAAGAGATTATGTGCAGAGATTTCAACGGAAATCAACCTTCTTGCGGAGAACTGGATGTATATTCTTGCCGGCTTAATTTTTCAG TACATCCATGGCTTGGCTGCTCGAGGAGTACATTATCTGCATCGGCCTGGGCCAACTCTTCAAGATGTTGGCTTTTACCTTCTTCCG GAGCTTGGGCAAGACAAAGCTTACATCAGTGAAACTGTGTTTACATTCATATTTATATCTTTTGTCCTG tggACTTTCCACCCTTTCATTTTCAAGAGCAAAAAGATCTACACAGTTTTAGTGTGGTGCAGGGTCCTGGCCTTTCTAGTT GCTTGTCAAATTCTTCGGATCATTACTTTTTATTCTACTCAACTTCCTGGTCCAAACTATCATTGTCGTGAG GGTTCGAAACTCGCCAGGCTTCCTCCTCCTAATAATGCTTTAGAGGTTCTATTAATTAACT TTCCTCGTGGGGTTCTTTATGGTTGTGGTGACTTGATATTTTCATCTCATATGATCTTCTCTCTCGTATTTGTGCGGACGTATCACAAATATGGCTCACGGAG GTTTGTGAAACAACTTGCTTGGCTGACGGTGGTTATCCAGAGCATGTTGATTGTTGCATCCCGCAAACATTATACAGTTGATGTTGTTGTTGCATG GTATACTGTTAATTTAATGGTTTTCTTTCTTGACAAAAAGTTGCCAG AATTGCCTGATCGTGGTGGAGCTGCAGCATTGTTGCTGCCACTGAGCAAGGATAGCAGCAAGTCTAAAGAAGAGAATCATAAACTTCTTAATGGGAACTCCGGAGATCCAGCTGACTGG AGACCAAGAATCCAAGTCAATGGAAAGATAATGGAGGATGGAACTACAGTGCATGTTGAAGCAGTGATGAATGGTGTATAG
- the LOC113773351 gene encoding uncharacterized protein LOC113773351 isoform X2, whose product MGHDVEFKRNSRQQQSSNAVKEKILPIQAHQRLKFHKKLEVVNPFIQLSTDNHPDGLRQQMDDELVIQKKSSVGLQKQQLVSKTNNEDDELVKHMSNLPGYLQRVEKQKNVQVQALNFGVLDWKRLEKWKYNERMPARSHPKVSSSGKSMDMENGKSALSKTSVGRKQPSANLHLNSVTEMKLCDDVQQSKGKLKNIQYPQTPSGSTTAGQKKDYCQKVKNPSSSCPQMNHEKGKKKEADWTTSQQKAALSLDQMENSISMSSLPMCYQQGKIGTGRDDDIKGRPISSNAELQNIVLLVPKCPSKRRSSQNSRSLESRISPNEQLTKHARGRYSDCFSSLELQSGELYNEIPCSFPMPASVATARDRKPGYCVQPRNNNNSINSQSSEAKCLHSKLCNVGCPASVDTCEVTELNTAKETNSRTSSHGQLADGNRLSYSGDFSSQELHKRELQYEIPHSCPLPATVAISRGREPDVWMYPFQCGISSEPGSSRATCPEEKSYNLDDSVSVESFKGTNLDFAKHTADKRRHPSPNRRFSFSFGRLSRSFSFKESSAVPALSSTPLAAKSSRENPEVFAAIDDSKMDKANSSGRRRPSPFRRLLDPVLKSKVAHSTEAVQSKGAIEKNSSFGSVQSISNSKPLSNETNQASPVQALMQLTVKNGLPFFKFVVDNRSDILAAAVNQLPTSGKFDSTLTFSFYSVHEIKKKAGGWITNGSKEKHCGFGYDIVGKMKISRSFFSELNADGCNDQFMVIESVLFDVNVAEGNKGAPQVSPNRELAAIIFKEPTAKWNNRESIVGHTCKQKGFLGFSPGSTYGYGEKENFSSITVILPGGFHSLPKDGAPSSLIQRWKSGGSCDCGGWDVGCKLKVLANQKKGSNSSIPATSCSTLHRMNLFIQGGEGKGQPIFSLAPFKDGFHSIDFDASVSLLEAFSICVAVITSRHLSGIFDGNLLPEAKVSVEAKNEDVDMKNMSITPGEVPPKYVSSPPPSPVGRI is encoded by the exons ATGGGGCATGATGTGGAGTTCAAAAGGAATTCAAGACAACAACAATCCTCAAATGCTGTAAAAGAGAAGATCCTACCAATTCAAGCACATCAACGTTTGAAGTTTCACAAAAAGCTTGAAGTAGTCAACCCCTTTATTCAGCTGTCCACTGATAATCATCCTGATGGGTTAAGACAGCAAATGGATGATGAGCTAGTGATACAGAAGAAGTCTTCAGTAGGTTTGCAAAAGCAGCAGCTTGTGTCAAAGACAAATAATGAGGATGATGAACTCGTCAAGCATATGTCTAATTTGCCTGGCTATCTCCAGCGAGTGGAAAAGCAGAAGAATGTTCAAGTACAGGCTTTGAATTTTGGAGTTCTTGATTGGAAGCGTCTAGAGAAATGGAAGTACAACGAGCGTATGCCAGCTAGAAGTCACCCAAAAGTATCATCAAGTGGTAAATCCATGGATATGGAGAATGGAAAATCTGCACTGTCAAAAACCTCTGTTGGTAGAAAACAACCATCAGCCAATTTGCATCTTAATTCAGTCACTGAAATGAAATTGTGTGATGATGTCCAGCAATCCAAAGGGAAGTTAAAAAACATCCAATATCCTCAAACTCCTTCAGGTAGCACCACTGCTGGGCAGAAAAAAGATTATTGTCAAAAGGTGAAAAATCCCAGCAGCAGTTGTCCTCAGATGAATCATGAGAAGGGCAAGAAGAAAGAGGCGGATTGGACCACATCACAGCAAAAAGCAGCATTATCCTTGGATCAGATGGAAAATAGCATCTCGATGTCTTCACTTCCAATGTGTTATCAGCAAGGTAAAATTGGGACTGGAAGAGATGATGATATAAAGGGTCGTCCCATATCTTCCAATGCTGAACTTCAAAATATAGTGCTTCTAGTGCCCAAATGTCCTTCCAAAAGGCGTTCCTCACAGAATTCTCGGTCATTAGAATCGAGAATATCACCTAATGAGCAGTTGACAAAGCACGCTAGGGGCAGATATTCTGATTGCTTTTCTTCTCTTGAGCTTCAATCTGGAGAACTCTACAATGAAATTCCATGTTCGTTTCCCATGCCCGCTAGTGTTGCCACTGCACGAGACAGAAAACCAGGTTACTGTGTGCAGCCACGTAATAATAATAACTCAATCAACTCCCAGTCATCTGAAGCCAAATGTTTGCATTCAAAACTTTGCAATGTTGGTTGTCCAGCTTCAGTTGATACTTGTGAAGTGACGGAGTTGAATACTGCTAAGGAAACAAATTCCAGGACGTCGTCTCATGGACAGTTAGCAGATGGCAACAGGTTATCATATTCTGGTGATTTTTCTTCTCAGGAGCTTCACAAGAGAGAACTCCAATATGAAATTCCACATTCCTGTCCCCTGCCTGCAACTGTTGCTATTTCCCGAGGCAGGGAACCAGATGTTTGGATGTATCCATTTCAATGTGGTATCTCAAGCGAGCCCGGATCATCTAGAGCCACATGTCCAGAAGAAAAAAGCTACAACCTTGACGATTCAGTTTCAGTTGAGAGTTTTAAGGGAACGAACTTGGATTTTGCTAAGCATACAGCTGATAAAAGAAGACATCCATCACCTAATAGGAGGTTTAGTTTTAGCTTTGGTAGATTAAGCAGAAGTTTCAGTTTTAAGGAGAGTTCGGCAGTTCCAGCATTGAGCTCCACGCCTCTTGCTGCTAAGTCCAGTCGAGAAAACCCAGAGGTTTTTGCTGCTATTGACGACAGTAAAATGGACAAGGCAAATTCTAGTGGCAGAAGACGTCCAAGTCCGTTCAGGAGGTTACTAGACCCAGTATTGAAATCCAAGGTAGCTCATTCTACTGAAGCAGTACAGAGCAAGGGAGCTATAGAAAAAAACTCCAGTTTTGGGAGTGTGCAGTCTATCAGCAATAGTAAGCCACTTTCCAATGAGACAAATCAGGCATCACCTGTTCAAGCTCTTATGCAACTTACTGTCAAGAATGGACtccctttcttcaaatttgTGGTTGATAATAGGAGTGACATTCTAGCTGCTGCTGTGAACCAATTACCAACATCTGGAAAGTTTGATAGCACCTTGACATTTTCATTCTACTCAGTTCATGAAATTAAGAAGAAAGCTGGGGGCTGGATAACTAATGGGTCTAAAGAAAAACATTGTGGTTTTGGTTATGATATTGTTGGTAAGATGAAGATATCTAGATCTTTCTTCTCAGAGTTGAATGCTGATGGCTGTAATGACCAATTTATGGTAATAGAATCTGTCTTATTTGATGTTAACGTCGCTGAAGGGAACAAAGGAGCACCACAAGTTTCACCAAACAGGGAGCTTGCTGCCATTATCTTTAAGGAGCCAACTGCAAAATGGAATAATAGGGAATCAATAGTAGGTCACACATGCAAACAAAAAGGTTTTCTTGGCTTTTCACCAGGCAGTACCTATGGCTACGGTGAAAAAGAGAATTTCAGCAGTATAACAGTCATTCTTCCTGGCGGTTTTCATAGTTTGCCAAAGGATGGTGCACCTTCATCCTTGATTCAGCGCTGGAAATCTGGGGGATCATGTGATTGTGGAGGATGGGATGTTGGTTGCAAGCTGAAAGTTCTTGCCAACCagaagaaaggaagcaactctTCTATACCAGCTACGAGCTGCTCGACACTACACCGTATGAATCTTTTCATCCAG GGTGGAGAGGGAAAAGGCCAGCCCATCTTCAGTTTGGCACCATTCAAAGATGGATTTCATTCAATTGACTTTGATGCATCAGTTTCCTTGCTAGAAGCATTCTCTATTTGCGTGGCTGTCATAACGAGTCGACACTTATCTGGCATCTTTGATGGTAATCTTCTGCCAGAAGCAAAAGTTTCTGTGGAAGCCAAGAATGAGGACGTTGACATGAAGAACATGAGCATAACCCCAGGCGAGGTCCCTCCAAAATATGTTTCATCGCCTCCCCCCTCACCAGTAGGGAGGATTTGA
- the LOC113773351 gene encoding uncharacterized protein LOC113773351 isoform X1, translating to MSAYTKSSKEYSEPARTMGHDVEFKRNSRQQQSSNAVKEKILPIQAHQRLKFHKKLEVVNPFIQLSTDNHPDGLRQQMDDELVIQKKSSVGLQKQQLVSKTNNEDDELVKHMSNLPGYLQRVEKQKNVQVQALNFGVLDWKRLEKWKYNERMPARSHPKVSSSGKSMDMENGKSALSKTSVGRKQPSANLHLNSVTEMKLCDDVQQSKGKLKNIQYPQTPSGSTTAGQKKDYCQKVKNPSSSCPQMNHEKGKKKEADWTTSQQKAALSLDQMENSISMSSLPMCYQQGKIGTGRDDDIKGRPISSNAELQNIVLLVPKCPSKRRSSQNSRSLESRISPNEQLTKHARGRYSDCFSSLELQSGELYNEIPCSFPMPASVATARDRKPGYCVQPRNNNNSINSQSSEAKCLHSKLCNVGCPASVDTCEVTELNTAKETNSRTSSHGQLADGNRLSYSGDFSSQELHKRELQYEIPHSCPLPATVAISRGREPDVWMYPFQCGISSEPGSSRATCPEEKSYNLDDSVSVESFKGTNLDFAKHTADKRRHPSPNRRFSFSFGRLSRSFSFKESSAVPALSSTPLAAKSSRENPEVFAAIDDSKMDKANSSGRRRPSPFRRLLDPVLKSKVAHSTEAVQSKGAIEKNSSFGSVQSISNSKPLSNETNQASPVQALMQLTVKNGLPFFKFVVDNRSDILAAAVNQLPTSGKFDSTLTFSFYSVHEIKKKAGGWITNGSKEKHCGFGYDIVGKMKISRSFFSELNADGCNDQFMVIESVLFDVNVAEGNKGAPQVSPNRELAAIIFKEPTAKWNNRESIVGHTCKQKGFLGFSPGSTYGYGEKENFSSITVILPGGFHSLPKDGAPSSLIQRWKSGGSCDCGGWDVGCKLKVLANQKKGSNSSIPATSCSTLHRMNLFIQGGEGKGQPIFSLAPFKDGFHSIDFDASVSLLEAFSICVAVITSRHLSGIFDGNLLPEAKVSVEAKNEDVDMKNMSITPGEVPPKYVSSPPPSPVGRI from the exons ATGTCAGCTTACACAAAATCAAGTAAGGAATATTCTGAACCTGCTAGAACAATGGGGCATGATGTGGAGTTCAAAAGGAATTCAAGACAACAACAATCCTCAAATGCTGTAAAAGAGAAGATCCTACCAATTCAAGCACATCAACGTTTGAAGTTTCACAAAAAGCTTGAAGTAGTCAACCCCTTTATTCAGCTGTCCACTGATAATCATCCTGATGGGTTAAGACAGCAAATGGATGATGAGCTAGTGATACAGAAGAAGTCTTCAGTAGGTTTGCAAAAGCAGCAGCTTGTGTCAAAGACAAATAATGAGGATGATGAACTCGTCAAGCATATGTCTAATTTGCCTGGCTATCTCCAGCGAGTGGAAAAGCAGAAGAATGTTCAAGTACAGGCTTTGAATTTTGGAGTTCTTGATTGGAAGCGTCTAGAGAAATGGAAGTACAACGAGCGTATGCCAGCTAGAAGTCACCCAAAAGTATCATCAAGTGGTAAATCCATGGATATGGAGAATGGAAAATCTGCACTGTCAAAAACCTCTGTTGGTAGAAAACAACCATCAGCCAATTTGCATCTTAATTCAGTCACTGAAATGAAATTGTGTGATGATGTCCAGCAATCCAAAGGGAAGTTAAAAAACATCCAATATCCTCAAACTCCTTCAGGTAGCACCACTGCTGGGCAGAAAAAAGATTATTGTCAAAAGGTGAAAAATCCCAGCAGCAGTTGTCCTCAGATGAATCATGAGAAGGGCAAGAAGAAAGAGGCGGATTGGACCACATCACAGCAAAAAGCAGCATTATCCTTGGATCAGATGGAAAATAGCATCTCGATGTCTTCACTTCCAATGTGTTATCAGCAAGGTAAAATTGGGACTGGAAGAGATGATGATATAAAGGGTCGTCCCATATCTTCCAATGCTGAACTTCAAAATATAGTGCTTCTAGTGCCCAAATGTCCTTCCAAAAGGCGTTCCTCACAGAATTCTCGGTCATTAGAATCGAGAATATCACCTAATGAGCAGTTGACAAAGCACGCTAGGGGCAGATATTCTGATTGCTTTTCTTCTCTTGAGCTTCAATCTGGAGAACTCTACAATGAAATTCCATGTTCGTTTCCCATGCCCGCTAGTGTTGCCACTGCACGAGACAGAAAACCAGGTTACTGTGTGCAGCCACGTAATAATAATAACTCAATCAACTCCCAGTCATCTGAAGCCAAATGTTTGCATTCAAAACTTTGCAATGTTGGTTGTCCAGCTTCAGTTGATACTTGTGAAGTGACGGAGTTGAATACTGCTAAGGAAACAAATTCCAGGACGTCGTCTCATGGACAGTTAGCAGATGGCAACAGGTTATCATATTCTGGTGATTTTTCTTCTCAGGAGCTTCACAAGAGAGAACTCCAATATGAAATTCCACATTCCTGTCCCCTGCCTGCAACTGTTGCTATTTCCCGAGGCAGGGAACCAGATGTTTGGATGTATCCATTTCAATGTGGTATCTCAAGCGAGCCCGGATCATCTAGAGCCACATGTCCAGAAGAAAAAAGCTACAACCTTGACGATTCAGTTTCAGTTGAGAGTTTTAAGGGAACGAACTTGGATTTTGCTAAGCATACAGCTGATAAAAGAAGACATCCATCACCTAATAGGAGGTTTAGTTTTAGCTTTGGTAGATTAAGCAGAAGTTTCAGTTTTAAGGAGAGTTCGGCAGTTCCAGCATTGAGCTCCACGCCTCTTGCTGCTAAGTCCAGTCGAGAAAACCCAGAGGTTTTTGCTGCTATTGACGACAGTAAAATGGACAAGGCAAATTCTAGTGGCAGAAGACGTCCAAGTCCGTTCAGGAGGTTACTAGACCCAGTATTGAAATCCAAGGTAGCTCATTCTACTGAAGCAGTACAGAGCAAGGGAGCTATAGAAAAAAACTCCAGTTTTGGGAGTGTGCAGTCTATCAGCAATAGTAAGCCACTTTCCAATGAGACAAATCAGGCATCACCTGTTCAAGCTCTTATGCAACTTACTGTCAAGAATGGACtccctttcttcaaatttgTGGTTGATAATAGGAGTGACATTCTAGCTGCTGCTGTGAACCAATTACCAACATCTGGAAAGTTTGATAGCACCTTGACATTTTCATTCTACTCAGTTCATGAAATTAAGAAGAAAGCTGGGGGCTGGATAACTAATGGGTCTAAAGAAAAACATTGTGGTTTTGGTTATGATATTGTTGGTAAGATGAAGATATCTAGATCTTTCTTCTCAGAGTTGAATGCTGATGGCTGTAATGACCAATTTATGGTAATAGAATCTGTCTTATTTGATGTTAACGTCGCTGAAGGGAACAAAGGAGCACCACAAGTTTCACCAAACAGGGAGCTTGCTGCCATTATCTTTAAGGAGCCAACTGCAAAATGGAATAATAGGGAATCAATAGTAGGTCACACATGCAAACAAAAAGGTTTTCTTGGCTTTTCACCAGGCAGTACCTATGGCTACGGTGAAAAAGAGAATTTCAGCAGTATAACAGTCATTCTTCCTGGCGGTTTTCATAGTTTGCCAAAGGATGGTGCACCTTCATCCTTGATTCAGCGCTGGAAATCTGGGGGATCATGTGATTGTGGAGGATGGGATGTTGGTTGCAAGCTGAAAGTTCTTGCCAACCagaagaaaggaagcaactctTCTATACCAGCTACGAGCTGCTCGACACTACACCGTATGAATCTTTTCATCCAG GGTGGAGAGGGAAAAGGCCAGCCCATCTTCAGTTTGGCACCATTCAAAGATGGATTTCATTCAATTGACTTTGATGCATCAGTTTCCTTGCTAGAAGCATTCTCTATTTGCGTGGCTGTCATAACGAGTCGACACTTATCTGGCATCTTTGATGGTAATCTTCTGCCAGAAGCAAAAGTTTCTGTGGAAGCCAAGAATGAGGACGTTGACATGAAGAACATGAGCATAACCCCAGGCGAGGTCCCTCCAAAATATGTTTCATCGCCTCCCCCCTCACCAGTAGGGAGGATTTGA
- the LOC113773353 gene encoding uncharacterized protein LOC113773353 — MEALKLSAVSLSPRINRPSFLIKESVFDVRKHCTSPYSCIHPLGVLPHLASNLLKECNIGLSDKSQIRAEKVSGFVGLGLKKGMLVPVRHVSRPCLLKICRVKSEDSEGILTGESIIVDEQTLERELQIAIEEENYTKAAEIRDSLRSLQSDSKASVLAANTRFYNTFRNGDLAALQALWSKGDNACVVHPGVSGISGYDLVMGSWEFVWADYEFPLEIEIKDVQVHVRGDVGYVTCIEMVKTKGSSWGKQFATNVFEKIEGQWKICIHHASYVDL, encoded by the exons ATGGAAGCATTAAAACTTTCTGCAGTGTCTTTGAGTCCTCGAATTAATCGACCCAGTTTCCTCATCAAA GAGAGCGTATTTGATGTCCGAAAGCACTGTACTAGTCCTTATTCGTGCATTCATCCACTTGGGGTCCTTCCTCACTTAGCTTCGAATCTCCTCAAGGAATGTAACATTGGTTTGTCTGACAAGTCTCAGATAAGAGCTGAAAAGGTTTCTGGTTTTGTTGGCCTCGGTTTGAAAAAGGGGATGCTTG TTCCTGTTAGGCATGTTTCTCGTCCATGCCTGTTGAAAATATGTCGAGTCAAAAGTGAGGACTCAGAAGGAATTTTAACGGGAGAAAGCATCATAGTAGATGAGCAGACGCTGGAGCGGGAATTACAGATTGCAATAGAAGAGGAGAACTATACCAAAGCAGCAGAAATAAGAGATAGCCTTCGGTCTCTCCAGAGTGACAGCAAGGCTTCTGTGTTAGCAGCTAATACTCGCTTTTACAACACATTCAGAAACGGGGATCTAGCAGCTTTGCAAGCACTATGGTCAAAGGGTGATAATGCATGTGTTGTGCACCCTGGTGTGAGTGGCATATCTGGCTATGATCTTGTGATGGGAAGCTGGGAGTTTGTGTGGGCTGACTATGAATTCCCACTGGAAATCGAGATCAAGGACGTTCAAGTTCATGTTAGAGGGGATGTAGGATATGTTACATGCATTGAAATGGTTAAGACAAAGGGTAGCAGCTGGGGTAAACAGTTTGCCACTAACGTCTTTGAGAAAATTGAGGGTCAGTGGAAAATATGCATTCACCATGCATCATATGTTGACTTGTGA